GGTGTGACCCGATGGAAGGATAACCGGGTCAGACATTATCTCAAGTGAAATAGGGCACCTGAAATCGTCGGGGAGCTGAGTTTCCATCCCGATTCCAACTCGGACAAAAAGACTCACCTTGAAGAAAAGagctttgaaaaagaaaagaagggttTATGAGGTTTTTGCAGAGCTGTGGATAGAGAGAGAATGAGAGGAATTGTTTTCTCAATTCAATACAGAGAAATAGAGAGAGATAAAGAGGAAGCAAGTGAAGAAGAAGGTAGTTTGTGATTAACGTAATGACTATTATACCCTGCTCATTCTTTGGAATTCTCGGACatggacaaaaataaaaacgaagGGTATTAAGGACATTTTATGGATTAgttgataaaaaagaaaagagaggaaagTAGGTTGAATTCGGACCGTATCGATCGGGTTGGTTTTGAATCATGTTAATTTGATACGAATCAATTTAGagttattatttttggattcgATTAATTTTAGGGTAGGATCATAATTGCGAGTAACAATGACAAAAGAATTTAAGAGATTttgacatatatatttttaggtataaccttatttaaaatttcaaaccagATTCAAGAAGCTATTTTCGAGATTGGGGTCAAGATTCAAGTCGAggcaaaaacttcaaaaagaaaTCGGGTTTTGGGATTGGTTGAGGCGAGAGATATAAAAATCAATCCGAAGCTAatacaagcaaaaaaaaaaaaaaaagacttctCTGCTATCCTATtgtcatatttaatttcaagtttgagTCATTTGAAGTTCAAATTTTAAGATTAGGCTATTAAAGTTTGGAACATGTTAATTTTTGGTTACtttaaaattgagttaaattcttCCAAATTCGAGTATCTAATTGATcagatttaaattcaaatttaacatggattaaaaaggaaaatggggAAATCGTCATTTTCTATTCAACTCTTTCAATAATCACAAGAAAAAGCCATATTTCCGGCGCCAAAGCACATGAGGGGCAAATTCGGAAACGCATTTCCTGATtggcattaataataataaaaaaaaccgtTGGttgggattttacttttatttaaggATAAATGTAAAAGGGatataaaagtaaagaaattaattggcattaaaagaaaaaaatttcaaaaaaggtAATTGCAACGGTTACCGAGTAACGGCTCCCTCCACCAGCCTTCCTTTACAAGCGGTTGCCATTTAAAGTCAACTATCCAAAAAGTCCAAATTTATGTGGCTTCTAAATTTAAATCCataatcattttaactttttatttaattttttttttgtctattttagctattaaatttttatttttatcaaattacctTAAAATGACACACGTAGATGACATgttagaatttaattaatttttaaaaaattaattaaatagtgACGTGTTGTCCACTTGTATGTCATGTCAGAataacaaatgttaacttttttatttattttgtggcgatttgataaaaaaaactcaagcttaaaggtgaaaaaaaattaaatagagagcTAAAAtgactctctctctctctcttgttTGTAAATTTGAAGAACCGAATAAGTCattatgtcaaaataaaattatcacttAACCTAAtccaaaactttttaaaatttctctaaCCACCCATAGCCCttccccaactcataaataagaggataatgcgtttcaatGCATTCAAACCCACATCCTTCTGTATTAGCAATAATGCCCATGTCAAttgagctaaaactcaatcaacaatcaaattctattatataacttttatattttaaattggttaattttaatctttatgcttttcaaattttgtaattttatgtctTAACTCAAATGGAGTAAAATTCCTTAGGTCGATTTTTACTATTAGTTTTGTACGTTGTGTAAGATGTGTATCTAatccatatttttcaatttaaccaattttaatccttaatactttttgaattttaaaatttcaattctaacTCAAACCAATAAccgttaaatttattaactaaaataatataattttttatgtgaGTATTATGTGAAGATAGAAAGTTAACATGACGTTACTGAgatgtgataatatgtttgctgcataaaatttaaaaataacaaaactagacttaacaaatttaaccatcatttgatcataattaaaatttcatcttattCTTTcgaaatacaattttaatttgttggatAAATCTTCGGTTggtaagaaaacaaagaaaatgtttCTCTTGATTTTGTAcgtaataaattagaaaatgtgTTATATGCTGCCAACATTCTTCTGACCAATCCAAATCTGGTTTTTAAAGGATATATTTCCCGTAATTAACGCAggatttgggtttttaattgaTGTTTGCCCaccaagtattttttttataatgaaaaaCAATATTTGGTATAATTGAGAATGTTTGTTTTGGAAGAAAATTATTATGtactagaaaaagaaaattcttaagATTGGATTAGTTTTAGCTAccaccaaattaataaaaatttgaatttcttacCAAAATTTGGTGCaccatgaaataaatataaaaccaagatttttaactaattttaaaaacatatacatACGTGATGtctgaaatttatttatttacattgtCAAGGACACATGTGAGATCTCTTTACATCATGTTCATATCATCATCACTTATTTAGAAGGATAATGTGTTCCTTAAATGGTTGACTATGATGAGACTTTTATCGTACACGTATTAAGATTTAAGGTTGAGAGACAATTTAGTAgacatcttcttcttcttttctattcAAGCAATTTTAAACACTTTACCACCCTCTTTTTATCCCTTTTTGCCAATCAACATATTTATTATAATCACATAATATACTAAAAATgttattacaaattaaaatggGTTGGCGGATTTGTGTTTTGATGGAAATACATATATTCTTTTTCCAATTTGTTGCTTTAAATACGACCAAATCAAATCAAGACAGAATCACACatttatactcataaattaagGGTTCGTTTTagactttttttaaattttataatgaacaaaatatatctttgaccaaattatttttattctacttACTTAATAACGACTTTGAAATTTATGACTTCTTTTGGTAAAATTCTAAAACGTGCGTAGGTTTGTATTTTCAATcaactaatattattatgtttaatggaaattgagaaaaatggattGATGGAGGAGACGTAGTGGAGAATCTTCACCATTGCTTTTGCTTGCTTTCTTTTTGTTGGATGAAATTGTCAAAAAGAGTGGCTCACGTCTTCAACTTTGATATTTATAatggaagaaaaacaaaaatctcaGGATTTTGCCTCTCTTTCATTCTCACACATACCATGAGGGTAGCTTCAAGAATTGTGTGATGGGtggaaataaaagagtttagtttttctaaaaagtgtcctatttaaataaaagttagaaagagattcaattgaataatttaaatttgagaaatacttcaattataattatattcatgCGCCTGCTTACCTTTCAGCAATTTCGATATTTAGAATGTCAATCAAAATGTTTGGTAAGAAAATCCTTTTAgttttctcaatttcaatattaagtaaattggttactctaaaaaatcaaacaatttaattccTGTCATTTTGAGAGTAATTAAGGGCAATTAatcatgatattaatattttccaTCAGTTGTTCATAATTTTGTTTGGTATAACAATAAATCTAGCTATTAAAGTTCTATTTAGTCTAGATTTAACAAACCCGCAACATCTGTgtaaatgtataaatgttgaggttgaatttgattttttttaagaatcaagatcaaattaacaaaacatgtaaatataaatggctaaatttattattatagcaaTCAAAATTAGTATAATTGACAAAAGACAACAACGCCATAATTAATTGCCTTGcttacttttaaaattgacaaacATTAAAttgcctctcttttttttaggaaaatcaatttactcaatttcgAAATTGAGATATAACAACGACAGAAAACACAATATAACCCAGAAAAGTGATAACACCATATCCACCTATTGATCATAATAATCAATTACAATGCACAATCATAATTACACATCAATTAGAGCTTTTCTCGAAGATTAGAGTGCCCATTTATTTACCATTCAACAACCAAATCAGCACAGAAAGACAAAGGACTACGAAATCAGCCATGAATCacaattctttctttaacaaaaaaaacatttaatggAAGACCCAAAACTGCCacaaaagttatagaaaaaagctttaaaaaaataaataagaatatacAACATAGCCACGGATGAGGCATGTGAAGCTTTTCACTACCTAGCATCTAGCATTGTAACAGTGACTTGGTTCACAGTGCATGATTCATCTTGCTTGCTTGCAGATGAATCTGTTTCATGTGTGTTTCTTCCAAGGCAAAAGCCAGGTGTTTTAGGCTGAGCCATTGTTGCTGTTTCGCTGTTCAACATCAACACCACTGTCGACATCGTCGGCCGGTTTTCGGCACGTTCTTGAACGCACAACAAGCCGACCTGAATGCACCTCAGCACTTCTTGTTCATCATAGGTATCACCCACTGCTGGATCTATTAACTCCAATCCCTTCCCTTCTTTCCATGATCTCCAAGCCTGTGAGAGTTATGTGAACCAAATTCAGACTCGAATTTGAAAATCTGATTTGATTAATACGaataaaaattcgatttaatctAGTTTGATCCAGAtctaatttgaatcaaattaataacaACCCAAACTTGAAATAAATTGATCACAAAAATGGTTTGGATATGTACCGACTATAACTCGaaatgatctaaattaataatgacTAGACTAAAAAAAAACCGTCCTCCAAAATCGAATTTGAAAACCTAACTCGATTAATTTGAGTCCAAATATGATCTGACCtgatttgattataaaaagtaaataatccAAATATGAATTGACCTAAATCCAAATTGAAACGAGCTAAAATAATCGAAAcccaaaataatgttaatttaaaacaaattattgaACTTGAAATGACACAAATTGAACCGGcaatttaaaaagattgaaacttATAATAACCTGACTTGAAAATTTCAACCTTGAACTCAAAACAAACTAAACCCAAAATGACCCGAATctgaaataattgaattgaaaacatgcaaaattttaaaaatccaatTTAAGTCTACAAAAAATCTAACCCAATCCGTCCAATAACAGTATAAGCTTCATTagaatttagaaatataatGTGTGGTTAGCTGCTTACATGGCCTAGAAGGTTGAGTTCACTATTTGAGTGATAGAACCCTCTGTTCTTCTTCCCACTGACAATCTCCAACACCAAAACACCAAAGCTAAAAACATCAGATTTTGTTGAGAAGTTACCATCCATTGCATATTCAGGCGACATATAACCACTGCATATCAGCGATAATTACGATTATGAAATCTTGTTTTCgacaaagaaaaattagagtttTATACGGCACTTACTAAGTTCCAACAACTCTCTTAGTATTAGCCTCAATTTGATCACCAGAAAATATTCTAGCCATCCCAAAATCCGAAATTTTCGGGTTCATTTTTCCATCAAGCAAAATGTTGCTTGCTTTGAGATCTCTATGCACGATCCTAAACCTCGAATCCTGGTGAAGATACAATAATCCTCTAGCAATACCGCAAATAATGTTGAACCGCTTTTGCCAATTTAACAAGGAGCTTTTTGCTTTATCTGCAAGAAACTTTTCAATCAATGCCATGGATGTACAATTGTTTACCTACATTAAATTTCTCCAAGTTGTGAGAGAGGAACTCACTGAATAACACAGAATCAAGGCTTCTGTTTTCCATGTACTCGTAAACTAACATCTTCTCGTCTGTTTCGACGCAACAACCAACAAGTCGAACCAAGTTCCGATGTTGTAGCCTTGCAATTAACCTAACCTCATTCTTGAACTCTTCAGTCCCTTGCCCCGAGTTCTTTGAAAGCCTTTTTACAGCTATTTCTTCACCCTCAAGCAACCTACCCTGCATGTATTACCACACATGTTTTCATGGTTAAGATTTCAAAAAAGCACGTTTTCAACCATAATAATAATGCTAAACTAGCCTGTTTCATTGAAATTTACCATGTATACACTTCCGAAACCACCTTGTCCGAGCTTATTTTCATCGGCGAAGTTGTCTGTAGCCGTTACAATGGTGTTGAAATCGAACAACGGTAATTCAATTTCATCGGGATTACTTTCGCCCGAGTATTCCTTCTTGCCTGAGATGACCACTTCATTCAATAGAAAATCTTGACTTCTTTCAAGAGGACCTGAATGAACAAAAAAAGACATATAAACCTTgaaacctaaaatgaaaaatggaaaaaataaagggataaTTACATCCATTTTacctttcttttctatttttccacTTCTTTTCAttgccttcttcttcttccataTGACAATGGCTATCAGTACTAAAATCAAAACACCACCACCCACTGTAGTGCCTGTAATTACAGCAGTTGTATTCCCACCATCTCctaaagaagggaaaaaaaaccataatttgattttattagtGTCTTAAATATTGagactaaatcttaaattttatgatagCAGAGGGGCTAAAgtcaaaatttgaccaaataaatttacataGCCCAGTGACCTGCTCTTGGATCATAGACCATTTGTACTTATGATCTACTTAATTTATGGGATTTGGACCTAAATATTACATCATTTTAGGTGGATTATGACTTAATTTAGGGctaaatttttcaacaaatccTACTCCATGTGGGGTTACCTAAAGGTAAAGAAGGTAGGCCATTAGGTTCTAAAGAATCAAAACCTTAAGAACCTAGTCATTCATTTactaaagtgtttttttttttttttaaagttagtataattttattacaaatatcaatcacaattaattaattaacaaattagaATAAATCTGGAGCAAAATCCACGTATTTACACATGTGGGACGCAAATATGGGACTTCAAAGTACTGTACCTTCAAAGCAAGACTAATGGCATTGAAATTACATATGTGACCGAGACATTAGTTTTTGTAAACTATTTGAATTCAACTCGAAAAACTTGAGCTTAATTCGATAATTAACAAATTGATCTCGAGCAATCAATTGAGACAATTTTGATAAACAACTCATAGTTTAATACCAAATATTAAATCTTCAATTTCATCACTATTTAAATTTGACGGGACTCAATTATAACCTAATGGAAACCAGCATGTTTCGATATCCTTTTCCCTTAAACAGTGGCATAAAAAGAGGGTAATTGTATTAGGTAAGAGAAAGTGTAAGGTGAACCCTGAAAATGATATAAAGCTAcctttttcactttaattattttttaatccttTCTATAGTTGAAAACGCCCTTCCCAACTAGACCTTTATtgaccacaaaaaaaaaaggaattattGTCCCgcttgaaaaaaattgaaattagcATTAAATTAAGAGACTGTTAGGGGACCTAATTGCTTAGAATTTAACTTAAGAAAGCGAAAcatggaagaagaaaaaaaaagaccaaaCCAGTAACGTTGGCATCCATTTAATAGGGGCCAAAGTCAAAAACGACGGTTCACTTAGTGGAAACTTTCAAGAAAGAATTAAGACTGTTTTGAATTTGCATTTACTGTGCAAAGGCTTTTTAGGTAAGAGAGTGGGGACATTGGGAAAATAGTGACAGCTTTTTTATTAAGGTATACTAATCAGGGGAGGAGTATAAAttaatatgtgtatatatatatatagggtcTAATTTGGGTTTAGTCCCTCTATCAAgttaatatgatataatttggtttatctaattttatgattattttcgTAAATTCAAATTGATAACAATGTTAGTTGTTGTTGTTAAAGTGATAACTTAGACTCTTTTTTAACTATTATTCGCTCACATAGTCGTATCATGGAAATCCGGTCAACCATGTTCAACTTCTTCTAAATTgagggtttaattgaaaataaagggCCTaagtaaagtttttaaaatttttgaaaggtttaatgataatttttttaggggAGCAAGACCTCTTTTTACCTCCTCTTACATTCCATCTTTGGCTAAAAGATTAAggctatttaaaatattatcgatttgaacataataataatttcatcaaagtAGAGATTTTAGCACAGTAAAAGGACTAGAACCAAATTAGACCATttggaaaatatatattaatgaaaCGAAACAACTCATTCTGGTCACCTATGGTGTTGATCAAATCTTGGTAAAACTGGTTGTATTCCAAGAGCTTGTGCTTCTAGAATTTGGGATAAATTAACGTGGGTTTGATCTCTAAAacaaatccaataaaaatactaataattatattagaaaaagaaaaatcaaagaatggGAATTTCGCAACGTACCTAAATCTGAAGCTGCCAATCGAATAAACAAATCTTGCCCACCACCATCACTTGTATATTGCCTCAAATCAATAAGGTCACCAATCCAAATAACACACCCTATACCCCCATTCCTAATATCCCAATTAGAAAAAGCAGTACAAGAACAATTCCTAGCACAAAAAGCTTGGCAATCCTTGAAATTCACGGACCTATACACCACAGTATTTGTACTTTCGGGCAATTTCATATTGACCAAATGCAAGAACTTATCTTTCCCACAATCCAAATCATTTTTTCTAACACAACCATTAGACCCATCTCTCAAATCCCAAGCTTGTTCATTCTTTGGTGTAAACCCTTTTGGACATTTACAAACAGGGGAAGCGTTAGTATCACATATACCATACGGACCGCACTCGCTGTATTCGTCGCACTGATCTTTCG
This genomic window from Gossypium raimondii isolate GPD5lz chromosome 10, ASM2569854v1, whole genome shotgun sequence contains:
- the LOC105776663 gene encoding receptor-like serine/threonine-protein kinase SD1-8; its protein translation is MESMGTLTTIHHFCFFFTVLFIFFPKISVSVDTLSGTQFITQNQTIVSQGDVFELGFFNLDNPGEWYVGIWYKNIPDRTYVWVANRDNPVSNSSGVFKVEDRNLVLLDEGNNLVWSSNITKGDADKYNPVAQLLDSGNLVLREANSNGETDYYLWRSFDYPTDTLLPDMKLGWDLNTGFNRFLTSWKTRNDPSSGDFTFKLDYKGFPEIFLRNKQDIEYRSGPWNGLRFSGVPEMKPLDYMNFSFVTNQDEVYYSFYITNNNLFSRLIVTPTGTLERLTWIPDTKQWNPFWYAPKDQCDEYSECGPYGICDTNASPVCKCPKGFTPKNEQAWDLRDGSNGCVRKNDLDCGKDKFLHLVNMKLPESTNTVVYRSVNFKDCQAFCARNCSCTAFSNWDIRNGGIGCVIWIGDLIDLRQYTSDGGGQDLFIRLAASDLGDGGNTTAVITGTTVGGGVLILVLIAIVIWKKKKAMKRSGKIEKKGPLERSQDFLLNEVVISGKKEYSGESNPDEIELPLFDFNTIVTATDNFADENKLGQGGFGSVYMGRLLEGEEIAVKRLSKNSGQGTEEFKNEVRLIARLQHRNLVRLVGCCVETDEKMLVYEYMENRSLDSVLFNKAKSSLLNWQKRFNIICGIARGLLYLHQDSRFRIVHRDLKASNILLDGKMNPKISDFGMARIFSGDQIEANTKRVVGTYGYMSPEYAMDGNFSTKSDVFSFGVLVLEIVSGKKNRGFYHSNSELNLLGHAWRSWKEGKGLELIDPAVGDTYDEQEVLRCIQVGLLCVQERAENRPTMSTVVLMLNSETATMAQPKTPGFCLGRNTHETDSSASKQDESCTVNQVTVTMLDAR